Proteins from a single region of Rhea pennata isolate bPtePen1 chromosome 4, bPtePen1.pri, whole genome shotgun sequence:
- the SHISA3 gene encoding protein shisa-3 homolog has product MAGRRRRLLLLLRCLLLGLLGGGGGGQPGGGEYCHGWVDGQGGYHEGFQCPEGFDTAAATICCGSCSLRYCCGAAEARLEQGGCTNDREPPDPGVAAQPIYVPFLVVGSIFIAFVIVGSLVAVYCCTCLRPKQPSQPIRFSLRSYQTETLPMILASATFRTPSRQSSTATSSSSAGGSVRRFSLARAEPGCLVASPPPPYTSGCFQAAHSAQLPQPSGFLVSPPYFGYPLQPEPALGGKSCSDFGQS; this is encoded by the exons atggcggggcggcggcggcggctgctgctgctgctgcgctgcctcctgctggggctgctgggcggcggcggcggcgggcagcccggcggcggcgagTACTGCCACGGCTGGGTGGACGGGCAGGGCGGCTACCACGAGGGCTTCCAGTGCCCCGAGGGCTTCGACACGGCGGCCGCCACCATCTGCTGCGGCTCCTGCTCGCTGCGCTACTGCTGCGGCGCCGCCGAGGCTCGCCTGGAGCAGGGCGGCTGCACCAACGACCGGGAGCCGCCGGACCCGGGAGTCGCCGCCC AACCAATCTATGTTCCATTCCTCGTTGTTGGATCAATATTTATTGCCTTCGTTATTGTGGGCTCCCTGGTAGCTGTTTATTGTTGCACGTGTTTAAGACCTAAACAGCCATCGCAGCCAATACGATTTTCTCTTCGGAGCTATCAGACCGAGACCCTTCCCATGATCCTGGCTTCGGCGACCTTCAGGACACCGTCGAGACAGTCCAGCACCGCCACAAGCTCCAGCTCCGCCGGCGGATCGGTGCGCAGGTTCTCCCTGGCGCGGGCGGAGCCGGGATGCCTGGTGGCATCTCCACCTCCACCCTACACCTCTGGCTGCTTCCAGGCGGCCCATTCTGCCCAGCTGCCTCAGCCGTCGGGGTTCCTGGTGTCACCCCCGTACTTCGGGTACCCTCTCCAGCCGGAGCCCGCCCTAGGCGGGAAGAGCTGCTCCGATTTTGGTCAGAGCTGA